The following proteins are encoded in a genomic region of Haloarcula salinisoli:
- a CDS encoding ArsR/SmtB family transcription factor, giving the protein MASPELLQTLGNKYSAEILEATDEPISAQDLSDELEIPIATCYRRIDELTEHDLLELHDNILSDDRRRIKVYRRNVDEVRVDFDDGLTINVEERSEVTNKLDEAWRTLSDR; this is encoded by the coding sequence ATGGCATCGCCGGAGCTTCTCCAGACGCTGGGAAACAAATACAGCGCCGAGATACTCGAGGCGACTGACGAACCCATCTCGGCACAGGACCTGAGTGACGAACTCGAGATCCCCATCGCGACGTGCTATCGACGAATCGACGAACTGACCGAACACGACCTGCTCGAACTCCACGACAATATCCTCTCCGACGACCGCCGCCGCATCAAAGTCTACCGACGCAACGTCGACGAAGTGCGGGTCGATTTCGATGACGGCCTGACGATCAACGTCGAGGAACGCTCCGAAGTCACGAACAAACTCGACGAGGCCTGGCGGACGCTTTCGGATAGATAG
- a CDS encoding protein-glutamate methylesterase/protein-glutamine glutaminase, whose amino-acid sequence MPGGTRAVVADDSHFMRSVISDILEEGGIEVATEAKNGREAVEAVLTHEPDVVTMDVEMPEMNGIEATEMIMAERPTPVLMLSAHTDENADVTFEALDKGAVDFFRKPGGEVSMEMSRLKDQLVEIVTSVAQVDVGKRGTRSSPSRVGGEESEAGTQGRSYVGDPTLVIGSSTGGPKMVEQVMAELPREADFRVLIVQHMPEGFTGRFSERIDNKSDYDVREAADGARLGGGEALVAAGDRHMEVKNYRNGRLRVKLTGDPPENSVRPAVDVTMRTAADVVDDPLVGVILTGMGGDGADGIVRMKDAGARTIAQDEATSAVYGMPKRAVETGCVDTVLPIDEIASGILDTITTEVTS is encoded by the coding sequence ATGCCTGGTGGGACGCGTGCAGTGGTGGCCGACGACTCTCATTTCATGCGGAGTGTCATCTCGGATATCCTCGAAGAGGGGGGTATCGAGGTCGCCACGGAGGCCAAGAACGGCCGGGAGGCCGTCGAGGCCGTCCTCACACACGAGCCCGACGTCGTGACGATGGACGTCGAGATGCCGGAGATGAACGGTATCGAGGCCACCGAGATGATAATGGCCGAACGGCCCACCCCCGTGCTCATGCTGTCCGCGCACACGGACGAGAACGCGGACGTGACCTTCGAGGCGCTGGACAAGGGGGCGGTCGACTTCTTCCGGAAACCGGGCGGCGAGGTGTCCATGGAGATGTCGCGGCTGAAAGACCAGCTCGTCGAGATCGTCACCTCCGTCGCACAGGTCGACGTCGGCAAGCGGGGGACACGCTCGTCGCCGTCCAGGGTGGGCGGGGAGGAGAGCGAGGCCGGGACCCAGGGCCGGTCGTACGTCGGCGACCCGACGCTCGTCATCGGCTCCTCGACCGGCGGCCCGAAGATGGTCGAACAGGTGATGGCGGAGCTGCCCCGGGAGGCGGATTTCCGGGTCCTCATCGTCCAGCACATGCCGGAGGGCTTCACCGGCCGGTTCTCCGAGCGCATCGACAACAAGAGCGACTACGACGTACGGGAGGCGGCCGACGGCGCGCGACTCGGCGGCGGCGAGGCACTCGTCGCCGCCGGTGACCGCCACATGGAGGTGAAGAACTACCGGAACGGCCGGCTCCGGGTGAAACTGACCGGGGACCCGCCGGAAAACAGCGTCCGGCCAGCCGTCGACGTGACGATGCGGACGGCCGCAGACGTCGTCGACGACCCCCTCGTCGGCGTCATCCTCACCGGGATGGGCGGCGACGGGGCCGACGGCATCGTGCGGATGAAAGACGCGGGCGCACGCACCATCGCACAGGACGAAGCCACGTCCGCCGTGTACGGGATGCCCAAGCGAGCAGTCGAGACCGGCTGCGTGGACACCGTGTTGCCCATCGATGAGATTGCGAGCGGGATTCTCGACACGATAACGACTGAGGTGACCTCATAA
- a CDS encoding archaellin/type IV pilin N-terminal domain-containing protein gives MLETFKNDDDRGQVGIGTLIVFIAMVLVAAIAAGVLINTAGFLQSGAEETGQQSSDQVTNRLQEVSSVGAVTDGNISSVNITVKKAPGANNIDLSTTTLQFVHSSGSTDMTYETSTSATNFTVSAIQDEGGESIVDGSPVLNDPADRARITLNTTAIIGSGGLGEGDTATIQLNTQSGGTTEIRLVVPETLSGADAVTL, from the coding sequence ATGCTCGAAACATTCAAAAACGACGACGACCGCGGGCAAGTCGGTATCGGCACGCTCATCGTGTTCATCGCGATGGTGCTGGTGGCGGCTATCGCCGCAGGCGTCCTGATCAACACGGCCGGATTCCTGCAGAGCGGTGCCGAGGAAACCGGACAGCAGAGTAGCGACCAAGTGACCAACCGACTGCAGGAAGTGAGTTCGGTGGGTGCGGTCACCGACGGCAACATCAGTTCGGTCAACATCACGGTGAAGAAAGCCCCCGGGGCGAACAACATCGACCTGAGCACGACGACGCTCCAGTTCGTTCACTCCAGTGGCTCGACTGATATGACGTATGAAACGAGTACGTCGGCCACGAACTTCACTGTCTCTGCGATTCAGGACGAGGGCGGCGAGTCCATCGTGGACGGCTCACCGGTCCTGAACGACCCAGCTGACCGGGCTCGGATCACGCTCAACACCACCGCAATCATCGGAAGCGGCGGCCTGGGCGAGGGTGACACGGCGACGATTCAGCTCAACACCCAGTCCGGCGGGACCACCGAAATCCGCCTCGTCGTCCCGGAGACGCTCTCCGGTGCCGACGCGGTCACTCTCTAA
- a CDS encoding RAD55 family ATPase, which produces MIQLTKTGIDGLDDILNGGIVKDSTTLISGNPGAGKSILCLQYIYNGVEMFDEKGIYLSFEENAKDLREAAESIGFDKWPEYVENGDIKVYDKQVLLRENDFSSSLEILLEDLEDDDYDRLVLDSLAMFQLFFENEKEKRTYLLKLTDILRANGLTTLMTNEQGAVFPDTEIGLENYLTDGNIYLIQTPTDSGVSRYVWVAKMRKQNIETDIYPMEIDWGGIKVHQNASAFSMMSEEESPI; this is translated from the coding sequence ATGATACAGCTAACGAAAACCGGCATCGACGGTCTCGACGATATCCTCAACGGCGGCATTGTGAAAGACTCCACGACGCTGATAAGCGGAAATCCCGGCGCCGGGAAGTCGATACTCTGTCTCCAGTACATCTACAACGGCGTGGAGATGTTCGACGAGAAAGGCATCTACCTCTCCTTCGAGGAAAACGCGAAAGATCTCCGGGAAGCCGCCGAGTCTATCGGCTTCGACAAGTGGCCAGAATACGTCGAAAACGGCGATATCAAGGTGTACGACAAGCAGGTTCTGCTCCGTGAGAACGATTTCTCTTCCTCGCTCGAAATCCTGCTCGAGGACCTCGAAGACGACGACTACGACCGGCTCGTACTGGACTCGCTGGCGATGTTCCAGCTCTTCTTCGAGAACGAGAAGGAGAAACGCACCTACCTGCTGAAACTCACCGACATCCTCCGGGCGAACGGGCTGACGACCCTGATGACCAACGAGCAGGGTGCCGTCTTCCCCGATACCGAGATCGGGCTGGAGAACTATCTCACCGACGGGAACATCTATCTCATCCAGACCCCGACCGACTCCGGCGTCAGCCGGTACGTCTGGGTCGCAAAGATGCGCAAGCAGAACATCGAGACCGACATCTATCCGATGGAGATCGACTGGGGCGGCATCAAAGTCCACCAGAACGCCAGCGCGTTCTCGATGATGAGCGAAGAGGAATCCCCGATCTAA
- a CDS encoding chemotaxis protein CheW, whose amino-acid sequence MSAQSTTTGQVLEFKLGEETYCVSIGYVTEIVDVGELTQVPNAPAHVEGVMDLRGRTTSIVDPKTVFGIRDDSDGQRIIVFDPDIVQDQGAAGWLVDEVYQVVQVTPDQIDQSPANDSGSIRGVVKRDDEFVIWVDPAMVHSAQ is encoded by the coding sequence ATGTCAGCCCAGTCAACTACAACCGGTCAGGTGCTCGAATTCAAGCTCGGCGAGGAGACGTACTGTGTCAGTATCGGCTACGTTACCGAGATTGTCGACGTGGGAGAGCTGACACAGGTCCCCAACGCCCCGGCCCACGTCGAGGGCGTGATGGACCTGCGCGGACGGACGACGTCCATCGTGGACCCCAAGACCGTCTTCGGCATTCGCGACGACAGCGACGGCCAGCGGATAATCGTCTTCGACCCGGACATCGTCCAGGACCAGGGTGCGGCTGGCTGGCTCGTCGACGAAGTGTATCAGGTCGTCCAGGTGACGCCCGACCAGATAGACCAGTCACCGGCCAACGACTCCGGTTCGATTCGCGGCGTCGTCAAGCGCGACGACGAGTTCGTCATCTGGGTCGACCCGGCGATGGTCCATAGCGCCCAGTGA
- the cheA gene encoding chemotaxis protein CheA translates to MDDQYLDAFIRESEEAITELNNSLLDLESDPADEAAMDSIFRTAHTLKGNFGAMGFDDAANLAHAMEDLLDAMRQGEMQVNPDVMDLIFAGVDRIEVIVNEIEAEGESTTNSDELVAQLRTVLEEGAGAAGGDGSPSASDSTGDGGDAAGGDIDADIDPDEADGRVVHVTVDIGDSDMLGVDSMLALEGVEDIFDILAFEPGRADIEDGEFEDTFELYLDAGDAATVDAELDSVGKIERFTATDVTDSLSAATADADDTTAAGADETGGADGAADSGGEEEHSVDEIKSVRVDVDQLDDLHGLVEQLVTSRIKLRRAVETEDLDSAGETLNELDKITANLQNTVMDMRLIPLKKVVGKFPRLVRDLARELDKDIEFEIEGEDIELDRTILTEISDPLMHILRNSVDHGVESPAEREAAGKEPTGHITLRASRERDHVIIEVEDDGAGLDVEGIKNKAIEKGVRSPEEIEAMDDSAIYDLIFHPGFSTADEVTDTSGRGVGMDVVHDTVTQLDGSVNVDSTPGEGTTVALRLPVTMAIVKVLFVEVGDEEYGVPIKNVDEITATSSVKQVNGTEVIKHNDDIYPVIHLDDTFDVPGETANGDGMLVRIRESERQVALHCDSVNSQEEVVVKPLEGILSGTPGLSGTAVLGDGNIVHILDVVTL, encoded by the coding sequence ATGGACGACCAGTACCTAGACGCATTCATTCGGGAGAGCGAGGAAGCGATAACCGAGCTGAACAACTCCTTGCTCGACCTGGAATCGGACCCCGCCGACGAGGCGGCGATGGACTCTATCTTCCGCACCGCGCACACGCTGAAGGGGAACTTCGGCGCGATGGGCTTCGACGACGCGGCGAACCTCGCCCACGCGATGGAGGACCTGCTCGACGCCATGCGACAGGGCGAGATGCAGGTGAACCCGGACGTGATGGACCTCATCTTCGCTGGTGTCGACCGGATAGAGGTCATCGTCAACGAGATAGAGGCCGAGGGCGAGTCCACCACGAACTCCGACGAGCTGGTCGCCCAGCTGCGGACCGTCCTCGAAGAGGGGGCCGGCGCCGCGGGCGGTGACGGGTCACCGTCGGCCAGCGATTCGACGGGCGACGGTGGCGACGCCGCTGGCGGCGACATCGACGCGGATATCGACCCGGACGAGGCCGACGGGCGTGTGGTCCACGTGACCGTCGACATCGGCGACTCCGATATGCTGGGCGTGGACTCGATGCTGGCACTGGAGGGCGTCGAGGACATCTTCGATATCCTCGCGTTCGAGCCGGGCCGGGCCGACATCGAGGACGGCGAGTTCGAGGACACGTTCGAACTCTATCTCGACGCGGGCGACGCCGCGACGGTCGACGCCGAACTGGACTCTGTCGGCAAGATCGAGCGCTTCACCGCGACGGACGTCACCGACAGCCTGTCCGCGGCGACGGCCGACGCGGACGACACAACGGCGGCCGGAGCGGACGAAACCGGTGGAGCGGACGGCGCCGCCGACAGCGGCGGCGAGGAGGAACACAGCGTCGACGAGATAAAGTCGGTGCGCGTCGACGTCGACCAGCTCGACGACCTCCACGGGCTGGTCGAGCAACTGGTGACCAGCCGTATCAAACTGCGCCGGGCAGTCGAGACCGAGGACCTCGATTCCGCGGGCGAGACGCTCAACGAGCTGGACAAGATAACGGCGAACCTTCAGAACACGGTGATGGATATGCGGCTCATCCCGCTGAAGAAGGTCGTCGGGAAGTTCCCCCGACTGGTCCGGGACCTCGCTCGCGAACTCGACAAGGACATCGAGTTCGAGATAGAGGGTGAGGACATCGAGCTCGACCGGACGATTCTCACCGAGATATCGGACCCGCTGATGCACATCCTGCGCAACTCCGTGGACCACGGCGTCGAGTCGCCGGCGGAGCGCGAAGCGGCGGGGAAAGAGCCCACGGGCCACATCACGCTCAGGGCCTCCCGTGAGCGCGACCACGTCATCATCGAGGTCGAAGACGACGGCGCGGGGCTGGACGTCGAGGGCATCAAGAACAAGGCCATCGAGAAGGGCGTCCGTTCGCCGGAGGAGATCGAAGCGATGGACGATTCGGCCATCTACGACCTCATCTTCCACCCGGGCTTCTCGACGGCCGACGAGGTGACCGACACCAGCGGCCGCGGGGTCGGTATGGACGTCGTTCACGACACCGTCACGCAACTGGACGGCTCGGTCAACGTCGACTCCACGCCCGGCGAGGGGACGACGGTCGCCCTGCGCCTGCCGGTGACGATGGCCATCGTGAAGGTGCTGTTCGTCGAGGTGGGCGACGAGGAGTACGGCGTCCCCATCAAGAACGTCGACGAGATCACGGCGACGTCGTCGGTGAAACAGGTCAACGGGACCGAAGTCATCAAACACAACGACGACATCTACCCCGTCATCCATCTGGACGATACCTTCGACGTGCCCGGTGAGACGGCCAACGGCGACGGCATGCTGGTCCGTATCCGGGAGTCCGAGCGCCAGGTCGCCTTACACTGTGACTCGGTCAACAGCCAGGAGGAGGTCGTGGTCAAACCGCTGGAGGGCATCCTCTCGGGGACGCCCGGCCTCTCCGGGACGGCCGTGCTGGGCGACGGCAACATCGTCCACATCCTCGACGTGGTGACCCTATGA
- a CDS encoding archaellin/type IV pilin N-terminal domain-containing protein — MFDKLHNDDDRGQVGIGTLIVFIAMVLVAAIAAGVLINTAGFLQSGAEETGQQSSDQVTNRLQEVSSVGIVTNGNISSVNITVKKAPGANNIDLSTTTLQFVHSSGSTDMTYVENASNIDASTEFSVEPIQDEGGESITVDSPVLNDPADRARIVLNTTQIVGNGGLSEGDTATIQLNTQSGGTTEIRLVVPETLSGASAVTL, encoded by the coding sequence ATGTTCGACAAATTACACAACGACGACGACCGCGGGCAGGTCGGTATCGGCACGCTCATCGTGTTCATCGCGATGGTGCTGGTGGCGGCAATCGCTGCGGGCGTCCTCATCAACACGGCCGGATTCCTGCAGAGCGGTGCCGAGGAAACCGGACAGCAGAGTAGCGACCAGGTGACCAACCGACTGCAGGAAGTGAGTTCCGTCGGGATCGTCACTAACGGCAACATCAGTTCGGTCAACATCACCGTCAAGAAGGCCCCTGGTGCGAACAACATCGACCTGAGCACGACGACGCTCCAGTTCGTTCACTCCAGTGGCTCGACCGATATGACGTATGTAGAGAACGCATCGAACATCGATGCGAGCACCGAGTTCAGCGTCGAACCGATCCAAGACGAGGGTGGTGAGTCGATAACTGTCGACTCGCCAGTCCTGAACGACCCGGCCGACCGAGCCCGGATTGTGCTGAACACCACCCAGATCGTCGGAAATGGTGGCCTGAGCGAAGGTGACACGGCAACCATCCAGCTCAACACCCAGTCCGGCGGGACCACCGAAATCCGTCTCGTCGTGCCGGAGACGCTGTCTGGCGCCTCTGCGGTCACTCTCTAA
- a CDS encoding DUF7521 family protein, with protein sequence MIELIYAISTLVFVVAGLTMVGMAMRAYVQTSRQAMLYLSIGFSLAVAGAAATMISAFINDFDGARSLLLVNSGLTTFGFLFVMYSLVTYE encoded by the coding sequence ATGATAGAACTTATCTACGCCATCTCGACGCTCGTGTTCGTCGTCGCCGGACTCACCATGGTCGGGATGGCGATGCGGGCGTACGTCCAGACGTCACGGCAGGCGATGCTCTACCTGTCGATCGGGTTCTCGCTTGCTGTTGCGGGCGCCGCTGCGACGATGATCAGCGCGTTCATCAACGATTTCGACGGGGCCCGGTCGCTCCTGCTGGTCAACAGCGGTCTGACGACGTTTGGCTTCCTGTTCGTGATGTACAGCCTCGTGACCTACGAGTGA
- a CDS encoding chemotaxis protein CheC, translating to MNVDIQSLGTFNQLAHEGAKQATQSLAQMTGIDAAVDVTKITLLDRADIGEDLAGRDFVGVQFEYEGVLEGDTVLVFDAESADTIADSMMPGASDDPGMAQSAVKEIGNIMMSGFIDGWADYLDSTIDHSPPEYIAKSGAAVLPEAPETGDHRQVFVFKSEIEWVGESVNFYIYMLPEYEPLAEAMVESVDTEGDAIPIDKLQTFNEMTTKGTQQAADNVEMMTGIPTDAEVTQISFAPIEDVPKQIGTDTYVGTVVEFTGVPSGYLMVLFDEVSAVNVAEAMMPVEMDGDELTDQHEAAIEELGNIMTSGFVDGWANVLQTSVDHTPPKLVHDMGRAIVDPLAAQVGQHQEHAFIIDSKMRTDDIEFSAEIHALPNEQELRAALDDLDVDRADETEADVEQIFE from the coding sequence ATGAACGTCGATATCCAGTCGCTCGGCACGTTCAACCAGCTCGCCCACGAAGGGGCCAAGCAGGCCACCCAGTCGCTGGCCCAGATGACCGGCATCGACGCCGCCGTCGACGTGACGAAGATCACGTTGCTGGACCGCGCCGACATCGGCGAGGACCTCGCGGGGCGGGACTTCGTCGGCGTGCAGTTCGAGTACGAGGGCGTACTGGAGGGCGACACGGTGCTGGTCTTCGACGCGGAGTCGGCCGACACCATCGCCGATTCGATGATGCCCGGCGCCAGCGACGACCCCGGGATGGCCCAGAGCGCCGTCAAGGAGATCGGCAACATCATGATGAGCGGCTTCATCGACGGCTGGGCCGACTACCTCGACTCGACCATCGACCACTCGCCGCCCGAATACATCGCGAAGTCGGGAGCGGCAGTGCTTCCGGAGGCCCCCGAGACCGGGGACCACCGGCAGGTGTTCGTCTTCAAGTCCGAAATCGAGTGGGTCGGTGAGTCGGTGAACTTCTACATCTACATGCTCCCCGAGTACGAACCGCTCGCCGAGGCGATGGTCGAGAGCGTCGACACGGAGGGCGATGCCATCCCCATCGACAAGCTCCAGACGTTCAACGAGATGACGACGAAGGGGACCCAGCAGGCCGCCGACAACGTCGAGATGATGACGGGGATTCCGACCGACGCCGAGGTGACCCAGATAAGCTTCGCGCCCATCGAGGACGTCCCGAAACAGATAGGGACCGACACCTACGTCGGCACGGTCGTCGAGTTCACCGGCGTCCCCAGTGGCTACCTCATGGTGCTGTTCGACGAGGTCTCGGCGGTCAACGTCGCGGAGGCGATGATGCCCGTCGAGATGGACGGCGACGAACTCACCGACCAGCACGAGGCGGCCATCGAGGAGCTGGGCAACATCATGACGAGCGGCTTCGTCGACGGCTGGGCGAACGTCCTCCAGACGTCGGTCGACCACACGCCGCCGAAACTCGTCCACGACATGGGGCGGGCCATCGTCGACCCGCTGGCGGCACAGGTCGGTCAGCACCAGGAGCACGCCTTTATTATCGACTCGAAGATGCGGACCGACGATATCGAGTTCAGCGCGGAGATACACGCGCTCCCGAACGAACAGGAACTTCGGGCGGCCCTCGACGACCTGGACGTCGACCGAGCCGACGAGACCGAGGCCGACGTCGAACAGATATTCGAATAA
- the cheY gene encoding chemotaxis protein CheY, whose product MPDVLIADDSEFMRNLLREILEEDHTIVGEVENGVEAVEVYKEQTPDLVMMDIVMPIRDGIEATSEIKSSNPNANVIMCTSVGQEEKMKEAVKAGADGYITKPFQKPSVMEAIEDVVPS is encoded by the coding sequence ATGCCAGACGTACTGATTGCCGACGACTCGGAGTTCATGCGGAACCTCCTGCGGGAGATCCTCGAAGAGGACCACACTATCGTCGGGGAAGTCGAGAACGGCGTCGAAGCGGTCGAAGTGTACAAGGAGCAGACCCCGGACCTGGTGATGATGGACATCGTGATGCCAATCCGGGACGGTATCGAGGCGACAAGCGAAATCAAGTCCTCGAACCCGAACGCCAACGTCATCATGTGTACCAGCGTCGGCCAGGAGGAGAAGATGAAAGAGGCGGTCAAAGCCGGTGCCGACGGCTACATCACCAAACCCTTCCAGAAACCCAGCGTGATGGAGGCTATCGAGGACGTCGTCCCCTCATAG
- a CDS encoding CheR family methyltransferase — protein sequence MSAKNRQFQRLLGFIEAEMDFESGFYNDAYLDRRITARMRRTDTDSYRAYKQLLRRQDDERDALLDSLSINVTGFFRNPEAWEALRPVLRDLTANNRTVRLWSAPSADGREPYSAAMLALDDPDIDARKVEVLGTDINADILEAAREATYETSHTTDIAEELAPLDDYAQYVEEEGNTFQVKEAVKDMVTFEQHDLIRGQAKRDFDLVFCRNLLIYIDSEFKVPIFETIRGSLKEGGYLMIGMTETLPAECRDAFEPVDKQHRIYRRV from the coding sequence ATGAGTGCCAAGAACCGACAGTTCCAGCGCCTTCTGGGCTTCATCGAGGCGGAGATGGACTTCGAGTCGGGCTTCTACAACGACGCCTATCTCGACCGTCGCATCACCGCCCGGATGCGCCGGACCGACACCGACAGCTACCGGGCCTACAAGCAGCTACTGCGTCGACAGGACGACGAGCGCGATGCGCTGCTGGACTCGCTGTCTATCAACGTCACCGGGTTCTTCCGGAACCCTGAGGCCTGGGAGGCGCTGCGGCCGGTGTTGCGGGACCTGACCGCGAACAACCGCACGGTGCGGCTCTGGTCGGCCCCGAGCGCGGACGGCCGCGAACCGTACTCGGCGGCGATGCTCGCGCTCGACGACCCCGACATCGACGCCCGGAAAGTCGAGGTGCTCGGCACCGACATCAACGCCGACATCCTGGAGGCGGCCCGCGAGGCGACCTACGAGACCTCACACACGACCGACATCGCCGAGGAGCTGGCGCCCCTCGACGACTACGCGCAGTACGTCGAGGAGGAGGGCAACACCTTCCAGGTCAAGGAAGCCGTCAAGGATATGGTCACGTTCGAACAGCACGACCTCATCCGCGGCCAGGCCAAGCGGGACTTCGACCTCGTCTTCTGTCGGAACCTGCTCATCTACATCGACTCCGAGTTCAAGGTCCCCATCTTCGAGACGATTCGGGGCTCGCTCAAGGAGGGCGGCTATCTCATGATCGGGATGACCGAGACGCTGCCGGCGGAATGTCGCGACGCCTTCGAACCGGTCGACAAGCAACACCGCATCTACCGCCGGGTATGA
- a CDS encoding chemotaxis protein CheD, whose product MKVYDGSQTESGQETKPERLKVGIAEYEVTTDSAVLTTSGLGSCIGIALYDEPTGAAGLVHIMLPTAEDVEGGNRAKFADTGVTELVEALEAVGASASTMQAKIAGGSDMLDFSENGSSIGSRNLDQVRETLSEFDIPIAGEDVGGDHGRSLRLEADSGDLVVKSANTESVVL is encoded by the coding sequence ATGAAAGTCTACGACGGCAGCCAGACGGAGTCGGGGCAGGAGACCAAGCCCGAGCGACTGAAGGTCGGCATCGCGGAGTACGAGGTAACGACCGACTCGGCGGTGTTGACGACCAGCGGCCTGGGCTCCTGTATCGGTATCGCGCTGTACGACGAGCCGACGGGCGCTGCCGGACTGGTCCACATCATGCTGCCCACTGCCGAGGACGTAGAGGGGGGCAACCGGGCGAAGTTCGCCGACACCGGCGTCACCGAGCTGGTCGAGGCGCTGGAGGCCGTCGGCGCCTCGGCGTCGACCATGCAGGCCAAGATAGCCGGCGGCAGCGATATGCTCGACTTCTCGGAGAACGGCTCCTCGATCGGCTCGCGCAACCTCGACCAGGTGCGAGAGACCCTTTCGGAGTTTGACATCCCCATCGCCGGCGAGGACGTCGGCGGGGACCACGGCCGGTCGCTCAGGCTGGAAGCCGACTCCGGTGACCTCGTGGTCAAGAGCGCGAACACCGAGTCGGTCGTTCTCTGA
- a CDS encoding DUF7500 family protein, with amino-acid sequence MSRGPDEPNPEDGKILSPEELELGDDEHVTQIDEGRYVVSPDVRDNDDSYGGQPSMPEPDPEPASEQAPETPEFTDGNVHEWLAEQMADSNARYGFDVTAKFDGEVDQQRLTSNDIVTVFETLMLWYGRQMDGSTDVQDVLGILLSESNVPVKYPPGSIKTLARSAGLSPDDSIADLIEAIEERDGAKL; translated from the coding sequence ATGAGCCGGGGGCCCGACGAACCGAATCCGGAAGACGGCAAGATTCTCTCCCCCGAAGAGCTCGAGCTTGGCGACGACGAACACGTCACACAGATCGACGAGGGTCGATACGTGGTCTCGCCGGACGTGCGTGACAACGACGACAGCTACGGCGGCCAGCCGTCGATGCCGGAGCCAGACCCCGAGCCCGCGTCGGAACAGGCGCCTGAGACGCCCGAGTTCACCGATGGCAACGTCCACGAGTGGCTCGCCGAACAGATGGCCGACTCCAACGCCCGCTATGGCTTCGACGTGACCGCGAAGTTCGACGGCGAAGTCGACCAGCAGCGGCTCACCTCCAACGACATCGTCACGGTCTTCGAGACGCTCATGCTCTGGTATGGCCGCCAGATGGACGGCTCGACCGACGTCCAGGACGTCCTCGGCATCCTGCTCTCGGAGTCGAACGTCCCGGTGAAGTATCCGCCCGGAAGTATCAAGACGCTGGCCCGCTCGGCCGGTCTCAGTCCCGACGACTCCATCGCGGACCTCATCGAGGCCATCGAAGAGCGCGACGGCGCGAAGCTGTAG